One segment of Hippopotamus amphibius kiboko isolate mHipAmp2 chromosome 4, mHipAmp2.hap2, whole genome shotgun sequence DNA contains the following:
- the TAS2R16 gene encoding LOW QUALITY PROTEIN: taste receptor type 2 member 16 (The sequence of the model RefSeq protein was modified relative to this genomic sequence to represent the inferred CDS: substituted 1 base at 1 genomic stop codon), which produces MISIQLSVFFMTIYVLESLTITVQSILIVVVLGREXVQVQRLSPVDMILTSLGVCRFFQLWSSILHKFCLHFYPNYEFWYWEIIWEFTNILSFWLMSLLAVFYCVKVSSFSHPIFSWLKCRIVRLLPRLWLGSLLISSVSITSAAVRCYSKIQLTSMRHFPRNSSVTERLETLLWDFTLCEAVVLHIPFLLFLASTISLMASLFQHRRQMTHHHNGHLNSSLDTYSTALRSLAILLIFFTSYFLTLLISFLGILFNKRSWFWAWEAVICALVSIHSTSLILSSPKLKRVLKIRSWGLEAA; this is translated from the coding sequence ATGATATCTATCCAACTCTCTGTCTTCTTCATGACCATCTATGTGCTCGAGTCCTTGACAATAACTGTGCAGAGCATCTTAATTGTTGTAGTACTAGGCAGAGAGTAGGTGCAGGTCCAAAGGCTGTCACCCGTGGACATGATTCTCACCAGCCTGGGAGTCTGCCGCTTCTTTCAACTGTGGTCATCGATACTGCACAAGTTTTGCCTCCACTTCTACCCTAATTACGAATTTTGGTACTGGGAGATCATCTGGGAATTTACTAACATTCTTTCATTCTGGTTGATGAGCTTGCTTGCTGTCTTCTACTGTGTCAAAGTCTCCTCCTTCAGCCACCCCATTTTCTCCTGGCTGAAGTGCAGAATTGTGAGGTTGCTTCCTCGGCTGTGGCTGGGTTCTCTGCTGATTTCTTCTGTGTCTATCACCTCTGCAGCTGTTAGGTGTTACAGCAAGATTCAGTTAACCTCCATGAGGCACTTCCCTAGAAACAGCAGCGTGACTGAGAGACTTGAGACACTCCTGTGGGATTTTACCCTGTGCGAAGCGGTTGTGTTGCATATTCCTTTCCTCCTGTTCCTGGCCTCCACCATCTCACTCATGGCTTCATTATTCCAACACCGGAGGCAGATGACACATCATCACAACGGCCACCTCAACTCCAGCCTGGACACATACTCTACTGCTCTAAGGTCTCTTGCCATCCTCCTCATATTCTTCACCTCTTATTTTCTGACCCTACTAATCTCCTTCTTGGGTATCCTATTTAATAAGAGGTCCTGGTTCTGGGCCTGGGAAGCTGTCATCTGTGCTCTAGTCTCTATTCATTCTACTTCACTGATACTGAGCAGCCCCAAATTgaaaagggttttaaaaataaggtCCTGGGGCCTAGAGGCTGCCTGA